In a single window of the Olivibacter sp. SDN3 genome:
- the frr gene encoding ribosome recycling factor — MNDLIKLQLEEASDAMEKAITHTESELTKIRAGKAMPSMLDGINVDYYGTPTPLAQVGTINTPDPRSLVIQPWEKSMLPVIEKAIIDSNIGLNPQNDGNIIRLAVPPLTEERRKELVRKVKEETEKGKVAVRNIRKEANDGIKKLKNDGLSEDEIKIGEGEVQKLTDIFIAKVDKLAEVKEKDIMTV, encoded by the coding sequence ATGAATGACCTCATAAAGTTACAATTAGAAGAAGCAAGCGATGCTATGGAAAAAGCGATTACCCATACCGAGTCGGAGCTTACAAAAATTCGCGCAGGTAAAGCGATGCCATCGATGTTAGATGGAATCAATGTAGACTATTACGGAACCCCAACACCTTTGGCTCAGGTGGGTACCATTAATACCCCAGACCCACGTAGCTTGGTTATTCAGCCTTGGGAAAAGAGTATGCTTCCGGTGATAGAGAAGGCAATTATTGATTCAAACATCGGGCTAAATCCTCAAAACGATGGTAACATCATTCGTTTGGCCGTTCCACCGCTAACGGAAGAACGGAGAAAAGAATTAGTACGAAAAGTAAAAGAAGAAACGGAGAAAGGAAAAGTTGCTGTCCGTAATATTCGTAAGGAAGCTAATGATGGCATTAAGAAATTGAAAAACGATGGTCTTTCTGAAGATGAAATAAAAATCGGTGAAGGAGAGGTACAGAAGCTTACGGATATCTTTATAGCAAAGGTTGATAAACTTGCTGAAGTTAAAGAGAAGGATATTATGACCGTTTAA
- a CDS encoding prolyl oligopeptidase family serine peptidase — protein MKHLVPYLLFFFLNPLFAQQKSTLTVEKIMRDPKWMGVFPEDISWDAFNGKLYFRWNPDLKAYNPLYSIDVRELAPKELAEDFVQTFATQVQYTDDRKKAVYIRNGDVFLRDVKSQKERQITQTVEKESLPQFTANGKGILFKRGDNIFLRALDDHGEKQLTNFVKGNRRNREEQEHSAQNQWLKEDQLRLFEVLQSRRTQEIVKDSLEKLKKPAELHELAIDEDELLRNVFASPDAQHVAYLKHRTTKDNNNTVVPNYVTVSGYTEDMQTRTKVGDNQGGATAGFVYSVDRDTAMQIVTSQLEGMYDIPSFYEDYPAKKDSLLQLNPEREVNVTGVYWSPKGSHAVVVVVAQDHKDRWITKLSPQTGVLELLDRQHDDAWVAGPGIGGWNGGTVGWVDDELFYFQSEVSGFSHLYTVNMHTKEKKQLTAGNFEVQSVQLSKDKSRFYITANKEHPGVTHFYHLPVRGGDMRQITQMKGGNEVQLSPDEKWLAIRYSNSHTPWELYLQENKAGAEAVQITESRSEAFKSYAWKTPEVINFSNRYGDTIYARLFQPQQPKESRPAVVFVHGAGYLQNVHHWWSSYFREYMFHNLLVDLGYTVLDIDYTASAGYGRNHRTGIYRHMGGKDLTDQEDGVKLLVDKYGVNPSNVGIYGGSYGGFITLMALFNLPDVFAAGAALRSVTDWAHYNHGYTSNILNTPYNDPKAYERSSPINFADGLQGHLLMCHGMVDVNVHFQDIVRLSQRLIELEKENWELAVFPVEDHGFVEASSWTDEYKRILKLFEERLNN, from the coding sequence ATGAAACACCTCGTACCTTATCTCCTCTTTTTTTTTCTGAACCCCCTATTTGCACAGCAAAAATCAACCTTAACAGTTGAAAAAATTATGCGTGACCCAAAATGGATGGGCGTATTTCCGGAAGATATTTCTTGGGATGCTTTTAATGGCAAATTATATTTTAGATGGAATCCTGATTTGAAAGCATATAACCCCCTCTACAGTATTGATGTGCGGGAGTTAGCTCCCAAGGAGTTGGCGGAAGATTTTGTACAGACTTTTGCCACGCAGGTACAATATACAGATGACAGGAAAAAGGCCGTATATATACGCAATGGTGACGTTTTTTTGCGGGATGTCAAATCCCAGAAGGAAAGACAAATAACCCAAACCGTAGAAAAAGAATCACTTCCGCAATTTACTGCTAATGGAAAAGGGATTCTTTTTAAAAGAGGCGACAACATTTTTTTACGAGCACTGGATGACCATGGGGAAAAACAACTGACAAACTTTGTCAAGGGCAACAGGAGAAACCGTGAAGAGCAGGAGCATTCGGCACAGAATCAATGGCTAAAAGAAGATCAACTCCGATTATTTGAGGTGTTACAGAGTCGGCGCACACAAGAAATTGTCAAGGACTCGCTGGAGAAATTGAAAAAACCAGCAGAACTTCATGAACTGGCAATAGATGAGGATGAGTTGCTTCGTAATGTATTTGCCAGTCCTGATGCCCAGCACGTTGCTTACCTAAAGCATCGTACAACGAAAGATAACAATAACACCGTTGTACCTAATTACGTTACTGTTTCAGGCTATACAGAAGATATGCAAACACGTACTAAAGTGGGGGATAACCAAGGAGGTGCCACCGCTGGTTTTGTTTATAGCGTAGATCGAGATACCGCAATGCAGATAGTAACATCACAGCTGGAAGGAATGTACGATATACCGTCTTTTTATGAAGATTATCCTGCAAAGAAAGATTCTTTGCTGCAGTTAAATCCTGAGCGGGAAGTGAATGTAACCGGTGTATACTGGAGCCCAAAGGGAAGCCACGCAGTAGTTGTTGTGGTAGCCCAAGATCATAAAGATCGCTGGATCACCAAGTTGAGTCCGCAGACCGGGGTGCTTGAACTATTGGACAGGCAACATGATGACGCTTGGGTTGCGGGGCCGGGTATTGGCGGTTGGAACGGAGGAACTGTAGGTTGGGTAGACGATGAGTTATTTTATTTCCAAAGCGAAGTTTCCGGCTTCTCTCATTTGTATACGGTAAACATGCATACAAAAGAGAAAAAACAGCTTACAGCTGGAAATTTTGAAGTGCAATCTGTTCAACTTTCGAAGGATAAAAGCAGATTTTACATCACCGCAAATAAAGAACATCCAGGAGTTACCCATTTTTACCACTTACCTGTTAGGGGTGGCGACATGCGTCAGATCACCCAAATGAAAGGTGGAAATGAAGTGCAGCTTTCTCCCGATGAAAAATGGTTGGCTATACGTTATTCAAATAGTCATACACCTTGGGAGTTGTATTTACAGGAAAACAAAGCGGGGGCAGAAGCTGTACAAATAACAGAATCCCGGTCGGAGGCATTTAAATCCTATGCTTGGAAGACACCTGAAGTAATTAATTTCTCCAATAGGTACGGTGATACGATATATGCCCGGTTGTTTCAGCCCCAACAACCCAAAGAAAGTAGACCTGCCGTTGTTTTTGTACATGGGGCAGGGTACCTACAGAATGTACACCACTGGTGGAGTTCTTATTTTAGGGAGTATATGTTCCATAATCTGCTGGTCGATCTAGGGTATACCGTATTGGACATCGATTATACGGCTAGTGCAGGTTACGGGCGAAATCATCGAACGGGCATTTATCGACATATGGGTGGAAAGGATTTGACCGATCAGGAGGATGGTGTTAAATTGCTTGTTGATAAATATGGCGTGAACCCCAGCAATGTGGGAATCTACGGAGGTTCGTACGGTGGGTTTATTACGCTTATGGCCTTGTTCAACTTGCCGGATGTTTTTGCTGCGGGAGCAGCCTTACGCTCAGTTACCGACTGGGCACATTACAATCATGGTTATACGTCCAATATTTTAAATACACCTTATAACGATCCCAAAGCCTATGAAAGATCATCTCCTATAAATTTTGCTGATGGTTTACAGGGGCACTTGCTCATGTGTCATGGAATGGTTGACGTGAACGTGCATTTTCAGGATATCGTACGTTTGAGCCAGCGCTTAATTGAGCTGGAAAAAGAGAACTGGGAATTAGCTGTTTTTCCCGTAGAAGATCATGGTTTTGTGGAAGCTAGTAGCTGGACAGATGAATATAAACGTATCTTAAAACTCTTTGAAGAAAGACTGAATAATTAG
- the rsgA gene encoding ribosome small subunit-dependent GTPase A — protein MKGLVTKSTGSWYTVQTTDGKRYDCRIKGKFRTKDIKTTNPIAVGDWVDITLEPEQQTAIITHLHDRKNYMIRKSINLSKQAQIIAANLDQAYLVVTLASPPTSLGFIDRFLVTAEAYDIPAGVIFNKLDLFSDEGLAILEEYRVIYEDLGYPCFEVSALIGTNVETIAASLANKVTLISGHSGVGKSTLINRLVPEASLRTGKISNWSDKGKHTTTFAEMIMINKGSYIIDTPGIQELGVIDIEQQELGHFFPEMRELMPDCRFNNCRHINEPGCAVLSALDDGRISPSRYDSYLSIYHGHDSRN, from the coding sequence ATGAAAGGGCTCGTAACAAAATCTACCGGTAGCTGGTATACGGTACAAACAACCGATGGCAAACGCTATGATTGCCGTATCAAAGGAAAATTCCGAACAAAGGACATAAAAACCACCAACCCGATAGCTGTTGGAGACTGGGTTGATATTACACTCGAACCCGAGCAGCAAACAGCCATTATTACCCACCTGCACGATCGGAAGAACTATATGATCCGAAAGTCTATCAACCTATCCAAACAGGCTCAAATTATTGCTGCTAACCTCGATCAGGCATATTTGGTCGTCACACTGGCATCTCCTCCCACATCACTGGGGTTCATAGACCGGTTTTTAGTAACCGCAGAAGCGTATGACATTCCTGCTGGCGTCATTTTTAATAAGCTGGATTTATTTAGCGATGAAGGCCTTGCTATTCTTGAAGAATATCGTGTTATTTACGAGGATTTAGGTTATCCATGTTTTGAGGTGTCAGCCTTAATCGGAACGAATGTGGAAACTATTGCGGCGTCTCTTGCCAATAAAGTGACGTTAATTTCCGGACATAGTGGTGTTGGAAAATCTACCCTTATTAACCGATTGGTTCCCGAGGCCTCATTACGTACAGGAAAGATCTCCAACTGGTCGGACAAAGGCAAGCACACCACTACATTTGCCGAGATGATTATGATAAACAAAGGAAGTTATATCATTGACACACCGGGCATACAAGAACTAGGCGTAATAGATATCGAGCAACAGGAACTCGGACATTTTTTTCCCGAAATGCGTGAGTTGATGCCAGACTGTCGTTTCAACAACTGTCGGCATATCAACGAACCCGGGTGTGCCGTATTGAGCGCGCTAGACGATGGTCGTATAAGCCCAAGCAGATACGACAGTTATTTAAGCATTTATCACGGCCATGATAGTAGGAATTAA
- the gltX gene encoding glutamate--tRNA ligase, whose amino-acid sequence MSTEKKVRVRFAPSPTGGLHLGGVRTVLFNYLFAKSHGGQFILRIEDTDQTRYVAGAEEYINTCLKWCGLEPDESPEKGGNYGPYRQSERKSRYKGFAEQLVADGYAYYAFDTPEELDAQRKSVPNFKYSHENRNQLRNSLTIDEAEVSSLIASGAPYVIRIKMPINETVSFDDMIRGNVSFDTSLVDDKVLLKADGMPTYHLAVVVDDYQMKITHAFRGEEWLPSAPVHVLLWEYLGWSEEMPQWAHFPLILKPDGHGKLSKRDGDRLGFPVYAMNWKDPQTGILTQGFKELGFLPEAFINMLALLGWNDGTEQELFSLQELANKFTIDRISKAGAKFDFEKAKWFNHEWIKRLDNADLGPYIKRLLAAHEVVVEDEKYLYSVLSLVKDRLIFMDDFWEQAAFFFVRPANYDLDAIQKKWNDEKTDFFQSIIPQLEAFEPWRTEELEHFYKLAIQSSGLKLGELMLPFRVMLVGGKYGPHVFDIASLLGRDETIARMKKGLAAILA is encoded by the coding sequence ATGTCTACAGAAAAGAAAGTAAGGGTACGGTTTGCACCCAGCCCTACCGGTGGATTACACTTGGGAGGCGTTCGCACGGTTTTGTTCAACTATCTATTTGCGAAGAGCCATGGCGGCCAATTTATATTACGCATTGAAGACACCGATCAGACCCGTTATGTTGCCGGGGCCGAGGAATACATTAATACCTGCTTAAAGTGGTGTGGACTGGAACCCGATGAAAGCCCTGAAAAGGGCGGTAATTATGGTCCCTATCGTCAAAGTGAACGTAAATCTCGTTATAAAGGTTTTGCAGAGCAACTCGTTGCCGATGGCTACGCCTACTATGCTTTCGACACTCCCGAGGAACTGGACGCGCAGCGTAAATCGGTCCCGAATTTTAAGTACAGCCACGAAAACAGAAATCAATTAAGAAATTCGCTTACTATCGATGAGGCTGAAGTTAGCTCACTCATAGCTAGCGGAGCACCTTATGTTATCCGGATAAAAATGCCCATCAATGAAACCGTTAGTTTCGACGATATGATCCGGGGAAATGTAAGCTTTGACACCTCACTGGTGGACGATAAAGTATTACTGAAGGCAGACGGAATGCCCACCTATCACTTGGCCGTTGTGGTGGATGATTACCAAATGAAAATAACGCATGCCTTCAGAGGGGAAGAGTGGTTACCGTCAGCTCCTGTTCATGTCTTGCTATGGGAGTATTTGGGCTGGAGCGAGGAAATGCCTCAATGGGCACATTTTCCACTAATTCTAAAACCAGATGGCCATGGAAAGCTCAGTAAAAGAGATGGCGACCGTCTAGGTTTTCCGGTATATGCGATGAACTGGAAGGATCCACAAACGGGAATACTTACCCAAGGATTCAAAGAACTTGGTTTTTTACCAGAGGCATTTATCAATATGCTGGCACTGTTAGGTTGGAATGATGGTACCGAACAGGAACTATTCTCCTTACAAGAACTCGCCAACAAATTCACCATAGACAGAATCAGTAAAGCCGGTGCCAAATTTGATTTCGAAAAAGCCAAATGGTTTAACCACGAATGGATTAAGCGTTTGGACAATGCTGATCTTGGCCCTTACATTAAACGTTTGTTGGCCGCTCATGAAGTGGTTGTAGAAGATGAAAAATATCTATACAGTGTATTATCCCTAGTCAAAGATCGCCTTATCTTTATGGACGACTTTTGGGAACAAGCCGCTTTCTTTTTCGTACGTCCGGCAAATTACGATCTGGATGCTATTCAAAAAAAATGGAACGATGAAAAAACTGACTTTTTCCAGTCGATTATCCCCCAACTCGAGGCTTTTGAGCCATGGCGCACTGAAGAGTTAGAGCATTTTTATAAACTCGCTATTCAATCAAGCGGATTAAAGTTGGGAGAGTTGATGTTGCCGTTTCGTGTGATGCTTGTAGGAGGCAAATATGGACCACATGTTTTTGATATTGCCTCGCTGCTTGGTCGTGATGAGACCATTGCACGGATGAAAAAGGGACTAGCGGCAATATTAGCCTAA
- a CDS encoding HAMP domain-containing sensor histidine kinase: MNPYQYNQRWKFLLLIFAAIIAAASLWYTNFLVQNLSEAERTKASVWAISTKNMYAMPDVNDEYITYIYSVRDSLKVPAIITDTKDSIIYYRGLDSTKTPYNMGSDIQLENSNLPKYDPGYFQTQLALMKELHPPIVIDLTGGEKWYVYYKDSLLLTQLRVFPYVQLTLIAIFLGIAYTVFNSMRKSEQNQVWVGLAKETAHQLGTPISSLMAWVELMKVKFDAEEDPLLSEMENDVRRLEIVADRFSKIGSKPNLENHAVYPVVNSFVRYFKVRTSDKIKFTVSGDKTVEAQLSVPLFDWVIENILKNAANAIESAGEINILISENIAKEQIFIDISDTGKGIPRNKFDAIFQPGYTTRKRGWGLGLSLTKRIVENYHKGQIFVKDSEVGKGTTFRIILKSSLTYEPAKI; this comes from the coding sequence ATGAATCCATATCAATATAACCAGCGGTGGAAGTTTTTGCTGCTCATATTTGCTGCGATCATTGCCGCTGCTTCGTTGTGGTATACGAATTTCCTGGTGCAAAACTTATCGGAAGCCGAGAGAACGAAAGCCTCAGTATGGGCCATTAGCACTAAAAATATGTATGCTATGCCCGACGTGAACGACGAGTACATCACCTACATTTATAGCGTGCGCGATAGTTTGAAGGTACCGGCTATTATTACGGATACAAAAGATAGTATCATTTATTATCGCGGCCTTGATTCTACTAAAACGCCGTATAACATGGGGTCAGATATTCAGCTAGAGAATAGTAATCTGCCGAAATATGACCCGGGATATTTTCAGACGCAGTTGGCCTTAATGAAAGAATTGCATCCGCCAATTGTTATTGATCTTACAGGGGGGGAAAAATGGTACGTTTATTATAAAGACTCGCTGCTCCTTACACAATTGCGGGTGTTTCCGTACGTTCAACTTACATTGATTGCCATTTTTTTGGGAATTGCTTACACGGTATTCAACAGCATGCGTAAATCTGAACAGAATCAGGTATGGGTAGGCCTGGCAAAAGAAACCGCTCATCAGCTCGGTACGCCCATCTCGTCTTTAATGGCTTGGGTAGAACTTATGAAGGTAAAGTTTGATGCTGAAGAGGATCCCCTACTTAGCGAAATGGAAAATGATGTCCGGAGGTTGGAGATCGTGGCGGATCGCTTCTCCAAAATAGGCTCAAAGCCAAATTTAGAAAATCATGCCGTATACCCCGTAGTTAATAGTTTTGTACGCTATTTTAAAGTGCGTACAAGTGATAAAATAAAATTTACCGTGTCGGGGGATAAAACAGTTGAAGCACAACTTAGCGTTCCGTTGTTCGACTGGGTTATCGAAAATATCTTAAAGAACGCCGCAAATGCAATCGAATCGGCTGGAGAAATAAATATATTAATTAGTGAAAATATTGCTAAAGAGCAGATATTTATAGATATTAGCGACACGGGGAAAGGCATTCCCAGAAATAAGTTTGATGCTATATTCCAGCCAGGTTATACTACCCGCAAGCGGGGGTGGGGACTTGGACTTTCACTCACTAAACGAATTGTTGAAAATTATCATAAAGGACAAATTTTTGTAAAGGACTCTGAAGTAGGTAAAGGCACCACCTTCAGAATAATATTAAAAAGTAGCTTAACTTATGAACCCGCTAAAATCTGA
- a CDS encoding DinB family protein — MNPLKSDEFPSFYAAYVDTVIGDVKEVLNEQIVSFPAFLDAIPAGRSEYAYAEGKWTIKEIVGHVIDTERIMAYRALRFARNDTKALPGFEQEDYVTNARFKERSLGSLAEEFILVRKANMALFESFNEIELTRKGLASDRLISVRAFLYIVAGHLNHHRNIIKERYLEPVK, encoded by the coding sequence ATGAACCCGCTAAAATCTGATGAATTTCCTTCCTTTTATGCAGCATACGTTGATACCGTCATAGGCGACGTTAAGGAGGTGCTGAACGAACAAATCGTTAGCTTTCCTGCTTTTTTAGATGCAATACCCGCAGGAAGATCGGAGTATGCCTATGCTGAAGGCAAATGGACAATCAAAGAAATTGTAGGTCATGTGATCGACACGGAACGCATAATGGCTTATCGGGCGCTCCGTTTTGCCCGAAATGATACAAAAGCTCTGCCGGGGTTTGAACAGGAAGACTATGTGACTAACGCCCGGTTCAAAGAACGTAGCTTGGGCAGCTTGGCAGAAGAGTTTATACTGGTAAGGAAAGCAAATATGGCCCTTTTCGAGTCATTCAACGAAATCGAACTGACACGGAAAGGCCTGGCATCAGACAGACTAATAAGTGTCAGAGCTTTCCTGTATATTGTGGCAGGACATCTTAACCACCATCGAAATATAATAAAAGAACGTTACTTAGAACCGGTTAAATGA
- a CDS encoding hotdog fold thioesterase, which yields MIWNSVYTIDELNDRPANHIGALLDIKFTEITENSLTATMPVDDRTRQPAGILHGGASVVLAETVGSVASNLVVDGRKYMGVGLEVNANHLRPVKEGLVKAVCTPLHIGAKTHIWDVKLYNEKDKLTCVSRLTVAIVPKS from the coding sequence ATGATTTGGAATAGCGTATATACTATAGACGAATTAAATGACAGACCTGCTAACCATATTGGAGCACTGCTAGATATTAAGTTTACGGAGATTACAGAAAATAGCCTAACGGCCACGATGCCTGTAGACGATCGGACCAGACAACCGGCAGGAATTTTGCACGGAGGCGCTTCAGTTGTGTTGGCAGAGACAGTAGGTAGTGTCGCTTCCAATTTAGTGGTAGACGGACGAAAATATATGGGTGTTGGATTGGAAGTGAATGCAAATCATCTCCGACCGGTAAAGGAAGGGCTTGTAAAAGCTGTTTGTACCCCTCTTCACATAGGGGCAAAAACGCACATCTGGGATGTTAAACTGTATAATGAAAAAGATAAACTTACCTGCGTAAGTAGGTTAACGGTAGCAATAGTGCCTAAAAGCTAA
- a CDS encoding sugar MFS transporter: MNQHSSTDNIGKSAINPIVIIGALFFIFGFVTWLNSVLIPYLKIACELNHFQSYLVAFAFYIAYFVMAPLSTKTLKVFGFKNGMSVGLIIMAIGALLFIPAAMARTYALFLIGLFIQGSGLAILQTASNPYITILGPPESAAKRISIMGICNKLAGGVAPIVLGAVVLSDADALTERIESMPEVQKIVELNELASRVIFPYICIILVLAVLAFLIYRSNLPEIDTDKEDQTAVTANQGKTSLFNFPHLILGFITMFLYVGVEVIAGDTIISYGSSQGIKLDVAKFFTMGTMICMILGYLAGIVLIPKYIKQENAMKICGILGVIFSLGAIFTQSYVSVAFIALLGLANSLVYPAIWPLAIVGLGRFTKAASSLLVMGLAGGAVVPLIYGALADSWNPRQAYWVMIPCYLVIFYYAVAGHKLGKKQP; this comes from the coding sequence ATGAACCAACACTCCAGTACCGACAATATCGGTAAAAGCGCCATTAACCCTATTGTTATCATCGGCGCATTGTTCTTTATTTTCGGATTCGTTACTTGGTTAAATTCCGTATTGATTCCTTATCTGAAAATCGCTTGCGAACTCAATCACTTTCAATCTTATCTAGTTGCCTTTGCTTTCTATATTGCCTATTTTGTTATGGCACCATTGTCTACAAAGACACTGAAAGTGTTCGGGTTTAAAAATGGTATGTCGGTAGGGCTTATTATTATGGCTATCGGTGCATTGCTCTTTATTCCTGCTGCAATGGCGCGGACGTACGCGCTTTTTCTAATAGGTCTTTTTATACAGGGAAGTGGCTTAGCTATTTTACAAACAGCGTCAAACCCTTATATAACTATTTTGGGACCACCGGAAAGTGCAGCGAAGCGTATCAGTATTATGGGAATATGCAATAAACTGGCGGGTGGGGTGGCACCAATAGTGTTGGGCGCAGTAGTGTTGAGTGATGCTGATGCATTAACAGAAAGAATTGAATCCATGCCGGAAGTCCAGAAAATTGTAGAATTAAATGAGCTGGCTTCTCGCGTAATTTTCCCCTATATTTGTATTATCCTCGTGCTCGCTGTACTTGCTTTTCTAATATATCGGTCGAACTTACCGGAAATTGATACAGATAAAGAGGATCAAACTGCTGTGACCGCTAATCAAGGGAAAACGAGTTTATTTAACTTTCCTCATCTTATTCTAGGCTTTATCACGATGTTTTTATACGTTGGTGTGGAAGTTATTGCTGGAGATACCATTATCAGTTATGGGTCATCTCAGGGGATAAAACTAGATGTGGCGAAGTTTTTCACTATGGGGACGATGATTTGCATGATACTGGGATATTTAGCGGGAATTGTATTGATCCCTAAATATATTAAGCAGGAAAATGCAATGAAAATATGTGGGATTTTGGGTGTTATCTTTAGTTTGGGTGCTATTTTTACCCAAAGTTATGTGTCGGTAGCGTTCATCGCATTGCTGGGTTTGGCAAACTCTTTGGTGTATCCAGCAATATGGCCTTTGGCTATTGTAGGCCTAGGGAGATTCACCAAAGCAGCCTCATCGTTGCTGGTGATGGGTTTAGCAGGTGGAGCCGTTGTCCCTTTAATTTATGGTGCGCTGGCAGACTCTTGGAATCCCCGACAGGCCTACTGGGTAATGATACCTTGCTATTTAGTAATTTTTTATTATGCAGTAGCCGGACATAAATTGGGCAAAAAACAACCATAG
- a CDS encoding DUF4091 domain-containing protein: MSRLILLAVFLVNGFLCNAQLPEYKEAVELVDPYPEDNSVWSDVGGGINSSFVSVDESFKRSAPPQKEQLTNEWKIKAWKGEKVHTQALVWAKEDLHDITLQVSDLVAENGNKIAADAAKAKFIRYVLTDHLGELESGCGIPQGLDTSLVADLIDDVASLSIENHTSRPIWLSVEVPESSKAGVYRGALTISSADQETQTLPFEVEVLAHTLPKPSEWSYHLDLWQNPYAVARVYGIEPWSEEHFEAMRPYMQLLADAGQKVITASIIYDPWNGQTYDIYESMIQWVKKEDGSWFYDYSAFDRWVEYMMSFGVDKFIECYSMIPWDLQFYYFDEASGEQVFLKAKPGENSYKEHWKPMLVDFAKHLKEKGWFEKTTIAMDEREMKDMQRAIAIIKEADPQFNISLAGGDHPELYNELIDYCVALRYELSKDLIQERRDKGYTTTFYTCCTEPYPNTFTSSSSAEATWLAWYALNKDFDGYLRWAYNCWGPKPLQDTRVGTWSAGDAWLVYPGARSSIRFERLIEGIQDFEKAKILRASFEKQGKNDELKKLNEAITPFEFKALDHMPASQVVNQAKEVLNSF, translated from the coding sequence ATGAGCCGATTAATCTTGCTAGCTGTTTTTCTAGTAAATGGTTTTTTATGTAACGCGCAATTACCTGAATATAAGGAAGCTGTTGAGTTAGTTGATCCTTATCCGGAAGATAACAGTGTTTGGAGCGATGTGGGGGGAGGTATTAATAGTAGTTTTGTATCTGTCGACGAGTCTTTTAAACGGTCGGCACCTCCTCAGAAAGAGCAATTGACCAACGAGTGGAAGATAAAAGCCTGGAAAGGTGAAAAAGTACATACACAGGCATTGGTATGGGCAAAGGAAGATCTCCACGACATTACCCTTCAGGTTTCCGACCTAGTGGCCGAAAATGGCAATAAGATTGCAGCTGACGCCGCGAAAGCCAAATTCATTCGTTATGTGTTAACCGATCATTTAGGAGAACTGGAGTCTGGTTGTGGTATTCCGCAAGGACTCGACACTTCTTTAGTGGCCGATTTAATCGATGATGTAGCGTCCTTGTCGATAGAGAATCATACCAGTAGGCCTATTTGGTTGAGTGTAGAGGTGCCTGAATCGTCGAAAGCGGGCGTATACCGGGGTGCCTTGACGATCTCTTCAGCAGATCAGGAAACTCAAACACTGCCGTTTGAGGTCGAAGTACTTGCTCATACGCTACCTAAACCTAGTGAATGGTCATATCATCTGGACCTTTGGCAAAATCCGTACGCAGTAGCTAGAGTATATGGTATAGAACCATGGTCGGAAGAGCATTTCGAGGCTATGCGACCTTACATGCAGCTGTTAGCGGACGCTGGCCAGAAAGTTATTACGGCCAGTATTATTTATGACCCCTGGAACGGGCAAACATACGACATATATGAAAGTATGATCCAATGGGTAAAGAAAGAAGACGGGTCTTGGTTTTATGACTATAGTGCCTTTGACAGGTGGGTGGAATACATGATGAGTTTTGGAGTAGATAAATTTATCGAATGCTACAGTATGATACCATGGGATCTACAATTCTATTATTTCGATGAAGCTAGTGGGGAACAGGTTTTTTTAAAGGCCAAACCTGGGGAGAATAGCTACAAGGAACATTGGAAACCGATGCTGGTAGATTTCGCAAAGCACCTGAAGGAAAAGGGGTGGTTTGAAAAGACAACCATTGCCATGGACGAACGGGAGATGAAAGACATGCAACGGGCGATAGCCATTATAAAAGAGGCAGACCCGCAATTCAATATTTCATTGGCTGGTGGAGATCATCCCGAGTTGTACAATGAATTGATAGATTATTGTGTGGCGCTGCGCTATGAGCTCAGTAAGGACTTAATACAGGAACGAAGAGATAAGGGATATACCACAACTTTTTATACCTGTTGTACAGAACCTTATCCGAATACCTTTACATCTTCTTCTTCCGCAGAAGCTACTTGGCTTGCCTGGTATGCATTGAATAAAGATTTTGATGGCTATTTACGCTGGGCTTACAATTGCTGGGGTCCAAAACCTCTACAAGATACCAGGGTAGGAACATGGTCGGCGGGAGATGCATGGCTCGTTTATCCCGGAGCACGTAGTTCCATTCGATTTGAACGGCTAATAGAAGGTATACAGGATTTTGAGAAAGCAAAAATTCTCCGGGCATCTTTCGAAAAACAGGGCAAAAATGATGAACTAAAAAAATTAAATGAGGCGATAACACCTTTTGAGTTTAAGGCGCTTGATCATATGCCCGCGTCGCAGGTTGTCAATCAAGCAAAGGAAGTATTGAATAGCTTTTAA